A genomic stretch from Pieris napi chromosome 18, ilPieNapi1.2, whole genome shotgun sequence includes:
- the LOC125058330 gene encoding zinc finger and BTB domain-containing protein 41-like isoform X5, translating into MEFDDVIVKENPGLCRCCLSEGCYKELATEYIWMGENEVYADMLLECFDISISQNNEGPNGTNRLICEVCITRLRDACNFKKQVLECEKKFVDMVGRGDFKQRVTVDILFEEDLKLEQNAEEQSEDTGNFDFLEEPMAFDDEINDDVTAEPLPVKGKRGRPKKSIKTVKKKEEKPKTSKAKGDVEDGQKKNEMVQKHLIKRRNIEYVLQYSNATPFLFYKGKYRCFFCTEPIKDPDILREHTKIHKFANLELIIFDRTKSNRNRDAAVKIDITNLTCELCTQIFATLEQLIHHLIIAHDAEYDMSVPNCFLPFKLDRDQPTCSICDMKFVFFEYLLRHANKHHLSHDYICDVCGTSFQGDNHLRMHNRYYHRDGGYTCNYCGISLETLSKKSLHEKNVHLANLLTCQFCPEIFKSPYFKKLHLANVHGVAEMRIQCPYCPKIFPQQSLMSRHMRRVHLREKNVECPICGERFFGPYDVKLHLRKHNGDKNFICTMCGKKFAKKSNLNAHSVVHTGRKDHTCAVCGKEFAHRPNLRLHYKTLHPEYVEDKVEASIEFTQVSVDETV; encoded by the exons ATGGAGTTTGATGATGTGATTGTAAAGGAGAATCCGGGACTATGCCGGTGTTGTCTTTCAGAAGGATGCTACAAGGAATTGGCCACTGAATACATTTGGATGGGAGAAAATGAGGTCTATGCTGATATGTTGTTGGAATGTTTTGATATAAGC ATATCACAAAACAATGAAGGTCCAAATGGCACAAATAGGCTTATATGTGAAGTTTGTATCACTCGGCTCAGAGATGCTTGCAATTTTAAGAAACAGGTTCTTGAATGTGAGAAAAAATTTGTGGATATGGTGGGACGAGGTGACTTTAAGCAAAGAG ttacAGTGGACATACTGTTTGAAGAAGATCTCAAATTGGAACAAAATGCAGAAGAACAGTCGGAAGATACAGGAAACTTTGACTTCTTGGAAGAACCAATGGCCTTTGATGATG AGATTAATGATGACGTCACAGCCGAGCCATTACCCGTTAAAGGAAAACGTGggagacccaaaaagtcgataaaAACAGtgaaaaagaaagaagaaaaaccCAAGACATCGAAAGCTAAAG GAGACGTCGAAGACGGTCAAAAGAAAAACGAAATGGTGCAAAAACACTTGATCAAGAGACGAAACATCGAATATGTATTGCAATACAGCAATGCCACACCATTTCTCTTTTATAAAGGCAAATATAGGTGTTTCTTTTGCACTGAACCTATCAAAGATCCAGATATTTTAAGGGAACATACAAAAATCCACAAATTTGCTAATTTAGAGTTAATAATTTTCGATCGTACTAAAAGTAATAGAAATCGCGATGCAGCCGTCAAAATCGACATAACTAACCTGACTTGCGAGCTTTGTACTCAAATATTTGCCACGCTAGAACAACTCATTCACCACCTGATTATAGCACACGACGCCGAATATGATATGAGCGTCCCAAACTGTTTTCTTCCCTTCAAACTGGACAGAGATCAACCTACATGCTCAATATGCGACATGAAGTTCGTCTTCTTCGAATACCTCCTACGTCACGCTAACAAACATCATTTGTCCCACGATTATATATGCGATGTTTGCGGGACTAGTTTTCAAGGTGACAATCATTTGAGAATGCACAATCGTTATTATCACAGGGATGGAGGGTACACGTGTAATTATTGTGGGATAAGTCTGGAGACACTATCGAAGAAGTCGCTTCACGAGAAGAACGTGCATTTGGCGAATCTTCTAACGTGCCAATTCTGTCCGGAGATTTTCAAAAGTCCGTATTTTAAGAAGCTGCATCTGGCGAATGTTCACGGTGTGGCGGAAATGAGAATCCAATGTCCATATTGTCCGAAGATATTCCCCCAACAGAGTCTCATGTCCCGGCATATGCGGCGCGTTCATTTGCGGGAGAAAAATGTTGAGTGTCCAATATGTGGGGAGAGATTTTTTGGACCGTACGACGTGAAGCTGCATTTGCGTAAACATAATGGCgataagaattttatatgtacgATGTGCGGGAAGAAATTCGCTAAGAAGTCTAATTTGAATGCGCATTCAGTGGTTCATACTGGCAGAAAAGACCATACTTGTGCCGTTTGTGGAAAAGAATTTGCGCATAGGCCGAATTTGAGGTTGCATTATAAGACCCTCCATCCGGAGTACGTAGAAGATAAGGTTGAAGCAAGTATTGAATTCACACAAGTATCTGTGGATGAAACTGTTTGA
- the LOC125058330 gene encoding zinc finger protein 729-like isoform X3, with protein sequence MEFDDVIVKENPGLCRCCLSEGCYKELATEYIWMGENEVYADMLLECFDISISQNNEGPNGTNRLICEVCITRLRDACNFKKQVLECEKKFVDMVGRGDFKQRVTVDILFEEDLKLEQNAEEQSEDTGNFDFLEEPMAFDDEINDDVTAEPLPVKGKRGRPKKSIKTVKKKEEKPKTSKAKDENPEGLEPYTSEKRRKNLQILFNNTTIIPFKWRGKYLCFYCANDYTDYSDLKKHMKSHGQCTTRDYSLKAIKGNSIEIKLDISAIECEICNEPFTSRSEIVDHLIGKHDLDYDKTVETPISEFRLVDMKCQYCEKDFSYFVYLRRHLKLVHSQNNFVCDDCGATFNSKRDLAFHLHNFHKYGGYPCDVCADVFDSKNALKSHKNKNHFRKCIYCNGSFASFSLLQKHIQNDHSQFKSNKCPFCSKKCHSKQGVGLHIKNCKMNILQTTPAMLPSENAIEPKKKQNLTQIRRNIINVLNMTSVVPFKFFGKFSCFYCSLRFTDFEELKQHTASEHPFCDLNTPSIKKCKGERTTVKIDISSLSCRICSQPAEQFEELIDHIIAKHSASYDKSVISFEPFRIYIDKCSCTHCSSVFRYFTTLLRHCNSEHSNTCHVCDSCGRSFKKVSNLTAHIAHTHKGACECAICGIQYRNQWCLNRHNAKCHNAKDFKCPNCNEQFQSPYQRQKHLIKVHDIGHKCSYCGRMFTRNSFMRDHIRRTHLKEKNMECSICGEKFFDNHLLKLHMVKHEGVRKFSCAVCCKSFMRRSNLASHMGMHKKYGHVNAE encoded by the exons ATGGAGTTTGATGATGTGATTGTAAAGGAGAATCCGGGACTATGCCGGTGTTGTCTTTCAGAAGGATGCTACAAGGAATTGGCCACTGAATACATTTGGATGGGAGAAAATGAGGTCTATGCTGATATGTTGTTGGAATGTTTTGATATAAGC ATATCACAAAACAATGAAGGTCCAAATGGCACAAATAGGCTTATATGTGAAGTTTGTATCACTCGGCTCAGAGATGCTTGCAATTTTAAGAAACAGGTTCTTGAATGTGAGAAAAAATTTGTGGATATGGTGGGACGAGGTGACTTTAAGCAAAGAG ttacAGTGGACATACTGTTTGAAGAAGATCTCAAATTGGAACAAAATGCAGAAGAACAGTCGGAAGATACAGGAAACTTTGACTTCTTGGAAGAACCAATGGCCTTTGATGATG AGATTAATGATGACGTCACAGCCGAGCCATTACCCGTTAAAGGAAAACGTGggagacccaaaaagtcgataaaAACAGtgaaaaagaaagaagaaaaaccCAAGACATCGAAAGCTAAAG atgAAAATCCGGAAGGCCTAGAGCCTTATACGTCTGAGAAGAGAAGGAAAAACTTGCAAATACTCTTCAACAACACAACGATAATACCATTTAAATGGCGAGGGAAATATTTGTGTTTCTATTGTGCTAATGACTATACGGATTACTCAGATTTAAAGAAACACATGAAATCGCACGGCCAATGCACAACACGGGACTACTCGCTCAAAGCAATCAAAGGAAACAGTATAGAAATTAAACTAGACATATCGGCTATTGAATGTGAAATCTGCAACGAACCTTTTACGAGTCGAAGTGAAATAGTCGATCACTTGATAGGAAAACACGATTTGGATTACGATAAAACAGTTGAAACGCCAATCTCAGAATTTCGGTTGGTGGATATGAAGTGCCAGTATTGTGAAAAGGATTTTTCCTACTTCGTCTATTTAAGGAGACATTTGAAGCTTGTGCACTcgcaaaataattttgtttgcgACGACTGTGGAGCCACGTTCAATAGTAAACGGGATTTGGCATTTCACCTCCACAATTTCCACAAATATGGAGGGTACCCGTGCGACGTGTGCGCAGATGTCTTCGATTCCAAAAACGCTTTGAAAagtcacaaaaacaaaaatcatttcaGAAAGTGCATATATTGTAATGGTAGCTTCGCGTCCTTTTCCTTGTTACAAAAGCATATCCAGAACGATCATTCCcagtttaaaagtaataagtgTCCATTTTGTTCAAAAAAATGTCATTCAAAGCAAGGTGTCGGGCTGCACATAAAAAACTGTAAAATGAATATCCTACAAACGACTCCAGCTATGCTACCTTCTGAAAACGCTATAGAGCCGAAGAAAAAGCAAAATTTAACCCAAATTAGACGAAATATAATTAACGTATTAAATATGACATCAgtagtaccttttaaattCTTTGGCAAGTTTTCCTGCTTCTATTGCTCGTTACGGTTCACGGACTTTGAGGAACTCAAACAACATACGGCGTCCGAACATCCGTTTTGCGATTTAAACACGCCCAGTATTAAGAAATGTAAAGGCGAACGGACAACTGTCAAAATTGACATTTCCTCCCTCTCGTGTAGAATCTGCAGTCAACCAGCTGAACAATTCGAAGAACTGATCGATCATATTATAGCTAAACATAGTGCGTCCTACGATAAATCTGTTATTAGCTTTGAGCCGTTTCGTATTTATATCGACAAATGCTCTTGCACGCATTGTTCCAGCGTTTTTCGATATTTCACAACTTTACTGCGCCACTGCAACTCTGAGCATAGCAATACGTGCCACGTGTGTGATTCTTGCGGGAGGAGTTTTAAAAAGGTGTCAAATTTAACAGCGCACATTGCGCATACGCATAAAGGCGCTTGCGAGTGTGCTATATGCGGTATTCAGTATAGGAACCAGTGGTGTTTGAACCGGCATAACGCTAAATGCCATAATGCGAAGGATTTTAAGTGTCCTAACTGCAATGAGCAGTTTCAGTCGCCGTATCAAAGACAGAAGCATCTGATAAAAGTTCATGATATAGGGCATAAGTGTAGCTATTGTGGTAGAATGTTTACGAGGAATTCGTTCATGAGGGATCACATTAGACGGACCCATTTGAAGGAGAAAAATATGGAATGCTCAATTTGTGGGGAGAAATTTTTTGATAATCATCTGTTGAAGCTTCATATGGTGAAACATGAAGGTGTTAGGAAGTTCAGTTGCGCTGTATGTTGTAAATCGTTTATGCGACGTAGTAATTTGGCATCGCACATGGGTATGCACAAGAAATATGGGCACGTTAACGctgaataa
- the LOC125058330 gene encoding zinc finger protein 26-like isoform X8 produces the protein MEFDDVIVKENPGLCRCCLSEGCYKELATEYIWMGENEVYADMLLECFDISISQNNEGPNGTNRLICEVCITRLRDACNFKKQVLECEKKFVDMVGRGDFKQRVTVDILFEEDLKLEQNAEEQSEDTGNFDFLEEPMAFDDEINDDVTAEPLPVKGKRGRPKKSIKTVKKKEEKPKTSKAKELESEDSRRDEEKFELIRNNIKQVLLNSNIMPFRWLKTCFRCFFCYEMFESPDQLKIHQATHSPEDIYKTISNYYEETVFVDITNIICKLCKAVIDNLHSLINHLVENHAMTFHNNISLIPFRLDSCQCVICSSQFLSHGGVVSHMMKKHRHFLKLHCDTCQTRFSNSNDVCIHLKGDIEDTVSCMDCNKSFSEEILQEHMKCVHNKRYRCSACGEFFRTHYQRSLHMASVHKRRDLIKCLQCPQSFIFQSILRRHVKQRHLKEKNVICHICGFKTYGQHELKAHLVKHANTKDYKCLNCEKMFKSKKNMRQHCIKSHQ, from the exons ATGGAGTTTGATGATGTGATTGTAAAGGAGAATCCGGGACTATGCCGGTGTTGTCTTTCAGAAGGATGCTACAAGGAATTGGCCACTGAATACATTTGGATGGGAGAAAATGAGGTCTATGCTGATATGTTGTTGGAATGTTTTGATATAAGC ATATCACAAAACAATGAAGGTCCAAATGGCACAAATAGGCTTATATGTGAAGTTTGTATCACTCGGCTCAGAGATGCTTGCAATTTTAAGAAACAGGTTCTTGAATGTGAGAAAAAATTTGTGGATATGGTGGGACGAGGTGACTTTAAGCAAAGAG ttacAGTGGACATACTGTTTGAAGAAGATCTCAAATTGGAACAAAATGCAGAAGAACAGTCGGAAGATACAGGAAACTTTGACTTCTTGGAAGAACCAATGGCCTTTGATGATG AGATTAATGATGACGTCACAGCCGAGCCATTACCCGTTAAAGGAAAACGTGggagacccaaaaagtcgataaaAACAGtgaaaaagaaagaagaaaaaccCAAGACATCGAAAGCTAAAG AACTGGAAAGCGAAGATTCAAGAAGAGACGAGGAGAAATTCGAGTTAatcagaaataatattaaacaagttCTGTTAAATTCAAACATTATGCCGTTTCGATGGTTAAAGACGTGCTTTCGATGCTTTTTTTGCTATGAAATGTTTGAGTCACCTGACCAGTTAAAAATCCACCAAGCCACTCATTCACCTgaagatatttataaaactatatctAATTATTACGAAGAAACAGTATTTGTtgatataacaaatattatatgcaAACTGTGCAAAGCAGTCATAGACAATTTGCATAgcttaattaatcatttagtCGAAAATCACGCGATGACATTTCACAATAATATAAGTCTCATTCCTTTTAGGCTAGACAGCTGTCAATGTGTCATTTGTAGTTCTCAATTTTTGTCACACGGCGGAGTCGTTTCGCATATGATGAAAAAGCatagacattttttaaaactccATTGTGACACTTGCCAGACTCGTTTTAGTAACTCTAATGACGTCTGCATTCATTTAAAGGGTGATATTGAAGATACAGTTTCATGTATGGattgtaataaaagttttagtgAGGAAATATTGCAGGAACATATGAAATGTGTTCATAATAAGCGGTACAGATGCTCAGCTTGTGGTGAGTTTTTTAGGACTCATTACCAAAGATCTTTACATATGGCATCTGTGCACAAAAGAAgggatttaattaaatgccTACAGTGCCCACAGTCGTTCATCTTTCAAAGTATTCTACGAAGGCATGTAAAACAAAGGCATTTGAAGGAAAAGAATGTTATTTGTCACATCTGTGGCTTTAAGACGTACGGACAGCATGAGTTAAAAGCACATTTAGTAAAACACGCAAATACCAAAGATTATAAGTGTTTAAACTGTGAAAAAATGTTCAAAAGTAAAAAGAATATGCGGCAACATTGTATTAAAAGTCATCAATAA
- the LOC125058330 gene encoding zinc finger protein 160-like isoform X4, with protein sequence MEFDDVIVKENPGLCRCCLSEGCYKELATEYIWMGENEVYADMLLECFDISISQNNEGPNGTNRLICEVCITRLRDACNFKKQVLECEKKFVDMVGRGDFKQRVTVDILFEEDLKLEQNAEEQSEDTGNFDFLEEPMAFDDEINDDVTAEPLPVKGKRGRPKKSIKTVKKKEEKPKTSKAKDDTDPRRPHLLTLIYNTSVVPFKGQNSCLFCNKTLEYDELNKHIKTHAPDVIMNANIPDEVKVDVSVTVCEKCNIVFKNYDNLRQHLLNEHAFVDFNLKPVRLTLSCDNCKKVFTSKLGLKYHLSRCKYSSNRTKVIKQNIAILLNMSTALPFKYFMNRFRCFHCSKDFVQFDSLKEHSVKEHPHCDLKSKSMKFLKGRDISLKIDISNLSCKVCSENYSDVPPLIDHLIAKHKATYDKTVEYLQSFKIAKDSIPCPFCSDVFQYFRKLLEHINLLHSVENFVCAYCGQTFGNNYNYRAHISRYHRQDSVKCMECSTEFPTVHKLSRHKARVHGEKIYQCQQCEDKFGTQYLLKKHAIQAHSSGHKCMYCNRVFTINSHLRNHVRRLHLKEKNLECNICSERFFDKPLLKTHLVKHIGERNYHCDICGKRFLWKKNLRGHMTSHDQMN encoded by the exons ATGGAGTTTGATGATGTGATTGTAAAGGAGAATCCGGGACTATGCCGGTGTTGTCTTTCAGAAGGATGCTACAAGGAATTGGCCACTGAATACATTTGGATGGGAGAAAATGAGGTCTATGCTGATATGTTGTTGGAATGTTTTGATATAAGC ATATCACAAAACAATGAAGGTCCAAATGGCACAAATAGGCTTATATGTGAAGTTTGTATCACTCGGCTCAGAGATGCTTGCAATTTTAAGAAACAGGTTCTTGAATGTGAGAAAAAATTTGTGGATATGGTGGGACGAGGTGACTTTAAGCAAAGAG ttacAGTGGACATACTGTTTGAAGAAGATCTCAAATTGGAACAAAATGCAGAAGAACAGTCGGAAGATACAGGAAACTTTGACTTCTTGGAAGAACCAATGGCCTTTGATGATG AGATTAATGATGACGTCACAGCCGAGCCATTACCCGTTAAAGGAAAACGTGggagacccaaaaagtcgataaaAACAGtgaaaaagaaagaagaaaaaccCAAGACATCGAAAGCTAAAG atgaTACTGATCCGAGACGTCCGCATCTACTCACACTCATCTATAATACTAGCGTTGTACCGTTTAAGGGACAAAATTCTTGcctattttgcaataaaacattagaatatgatgaattaaataaacatataaaaacacaCGCACCCGATGTTATAATGAATGCCAACATACCAGATGAAGTTAAAGTAGATGTTTCAGTAACAGTTTGTGAGAAATGCAATattgttttcaaaaattatgataatCTCCGGCAACATTTGCTTAATGAGCATGCGTTTGTTGATTTTAACTTGAAACCGGTTAGGTTGACTTTAAGTTGCGATAACTGTAAGAAAGTTTTCACGTCTAAGTTAGGCTTGAAATATCATCTAAGTAGATGCAAATATTCCTCTAATAGAACAAAAGtgattaaacaaaatatcgcTATCCTCCTTAACATGTCCACGGCGCTTccttttaaatactttatgaATCGTTTTCGATGCTTTCATTGTTCTAAAGATTTCGTACAATTTGATTCACTCAAAGAACATTCTGTCAAAGAGCATCCGCATTGCGACTTGAAATCCAAATCTATGAAATTTCTTAAGGGACGTGATATTAGTTTGAAAATTGATATATCTAATTTGTCCTGCAAAGTATGTTCAGAAAACTACTCAGACGTTCCACCCCTAATTGATCACTTAATAGCTAAACATAAAGCGACCTATGACAAAACTGTAGAATATTTGCAATCGTTTAAAATTGCAAAGGATAGTATACCATGCCCATTTTGCTCGGACGTGTTCCAGTATTTCAGAAAACTGCTGGAGCATATTAATTTGTTACATTCTGTGGAGAATTTTGTTTGCGCTTACTGCGGTCAGACTTTCGGCAATAATTACAACTACCGCGCACACATATCGCGCTACCACAGACAAGATAGTGTCAAGTGTATGGAGTGCTCTACTGAGTTTCCTACCGTTCACAAACTATCCCGTCACAAAGCCAGAGTACATGGTGAGAAAATTTACCAATGTCAACAATGTGAGGATAAATTCGGGACGCAATATCTACTTAAAAAGCACGCAATACAAGCGCACAGTTCTGGCCATAAATGCATGTACTGTAACCGGGTGTTCACTATAAATTCTCATTTGCGAAATCATGTACGACGTCTGCATTTGAAGGAGAAGAATTTGGAGTGTAATATTTGTTCTGAGAGGTTTTTTGATAAGCCGCTGTTAAAAACGCATCTAGTCAAACATATTGGTGAGCGAAATTATCATTGTGATATCTGTGGGAAGCGGTTCTTGTGGAAGAAGAATTTGAGAGGCCATATGACCTCACACGACCAGATGAActag
- the LOC125058330 gene encoding zinc finger protein 728-like isoform X7, whose product MEFDDVIVKENPGLCRCCLSEGCYKELATEYIWMGENEVYADMLLECFDISISQNNEGPNGTNRLICEVCITRLRDACNFKKQVLECEKKFVDMVGRGDFKQRVTVDILFEEDLKLEQNAEEQSEDTGNFDFLEEPMAFDDEINDDVTAEPLPVKGKRGRPKKSIKTVKKKEEKPKTSKAKEQEEIPTFQDFKIEKPERLTSKEKRNIMRNNVLQVLIKSTVMPFRWLKSCYRCFYCYDIFTEPSELKMHQHQHTGDEIKVSTMNKYWEQVVYIDISTLSCKLCSDDIPDLYELINHLVEKHGVVYNKDVGICMIPFKLDNYSLNCLTCGTTFYTFGTLLHHTNKDHKGTSATLCEICGQNFKDANLLRLHVKAIHDNSSLLCQECGEKFESRYKLKNHQKYQHELDKKRYKCLVCDETFRSHYKRSRHMVEEHKNREVIKCLHCPKTFVFRSMMMTHLRDAHLKVRNHVCSVCGWKAFTSHRLKNHMYKHSGEKNFRCDGCDKMFTTRKIMKAHFSRMHKGVPLKNVYEEQYQY is encoded by the exons ATGGAGTTTGATGATGTGATTGTAAAGGAGAATCCGGGACTATGCCGGTGTTGTCTTTCAGAAGGATGCTACAAGGAATTGGCCACTGAATACATTTGGATGGGAGAAAATGAGGTCTATGCTGATATGTTGTTGGAATGTTTTGATATAAGC ATATCACAAAACAATGAAGGTCCAAATGGCACAAATAGGCTTATATGTGAAGTTTGTATCACTCGGCTCAGAGATGCTTGCAATTTTAAGAAACAGGTTCTTGAATGTGAGAAAAAATTTGTGGATATGGTGGGACGAGGTGACTTTAAGCAAAGAG ttacAGTGGACATACTGTTTGAAGAAGATCTCAAATTGGAACAAAATGCAGAAGAACAGTCGGAAGATACAGGAAACTTTGACTTCTTGGAAGAACCAATGGCCTTTGATGATG AGATTAATGATGACGTCACAGCCGAGCCATTACCCGTTAAAGGAAAACGTGggagacccaaaaagtcgataaaAACAGtgaaaaagaaagaagaaaaaccCAAGACATCGAAAGCTAAAG AACAAGAGGAGATACCGACATTTCAAGATTTTAAAATCGAAAAACCAGAACGGTTGACATCGAAGGAGAAACGCAATATAATGAGAAATAATGTGCTACAAGTTCTGATAAAGTCTACAGTTATGCCATTCCGATGGTTGAAAAGCTGCTACCGATGTTTTTACTGCTACGACATATTCACAGAACCATCAGAACTGAAAATGCACCAACACCAACACACAGGGGACGAAATAAAGGTGTCAACGATGAACAAATACTGGGAACAGGTCGTCTACATAGACATCTCAACGCTATCGTGTAAACTGTGTTCTGATGATATACCAGATTTGTACGAACTGATTAATCATTTAGTGGAGAAACATGGTGTTGTTTACAATAAAGATGTGGGTATTTGCATGATACCCTTCAAATTGGACAATTATTCCCTGAATTGTCTCACATGTGGTACCACGTTTTATACATTCGGTACATTGTTGCACCACACCAATAAAGATCACAAAGGCACTTCGGCGACGCTGTGCGAAATTTGCGGGCAGAATTTCAAAGACGCCAATCTTTTGCGTCTCCACGTGAAGGCGATACACGATAATAGTAGTTTGTTGTGTCAGGAGTGTGGGGAGAAGTTCGAGAGTCGATACAAATTGAAGAATCATCAGAAATATCAGCATGAGCTGGACAAGAAGAGATATAAGTGTCTTGTTTGTGATGAAACGTTTCGGTCGCATTACAAACGTTCGCGTCATATGGTTGAGGAGCATAAGAATAGGGAGGTGATAAAATGCCTTCATTGTCCGAAAACGTTCGTGTTTCGAAGTATGATGATGACGCATTTACGGGACGCGCACTTGAAGGTCCGAAACCACGTGTGCAGTGTCTGTGGTTGGAAGGCGTTCACGAGCCACAGACTAAAGAATCACATGTATAAACATAGCGGGGAGAAGAATTTCAGATGTGATGGTTGTGATAAGATGTTTACGACGAGAAAAATTATGAAAGCGCACTTTTCGCGAATGCATAAGGGTGTCCCGCTTAAGAATGTGTATGAAGAACAGTATCAGTACTGA